A segment of the Meriones unguiculatus strain TT.TT164.6M chromosome 10, Bangor_MerUng_6.1, whole genome shotgun sequence genome:
TTCTTTGGGGGCCCTATCATGTTAATGCAAACAAGTACATCCATTCGCTCAGCCAACAATTATTTGTTTATTGAAATCCATGTGACAGTTACTAAGCCAATAACTGACATGACCAGGCCCAATGCTCAGGTTGTGTTGAAATGGTTGGTAAGGCTGTCCAGGTCCCTGTTCATGAGAGTACAGACACTGGCCACATACGCTAATGTAGATGGAGCAGCTCTGGGCCTCTACTTCTGTCCCCACAATGACAGCAGTCAGACCAAACACCTGGCAGTCAAGTGGGGCAAGAGGTGAGGACGGAGGGAGTCCTGGAAACTCACCCTGAGTGGTATGGTCTGAAAGTGTCCTGGGCACCTAGAAGGACCTCAACAGGTCGATGATGCAGTAATTGCAATAAGGATGAGCCCCAACTGGACGGCAAAGATGGCGGTAGAGTAGATATGAGATTATCATAGCCCTGAACAAACCTCCTGTCCTCGCCTCCCCTAGCACACATGAAACAATGGCTTCCTGAGTGTCCCTCAGAGGGACAGGCAACCTCTGAGTGCTCCTCAGGAGAGTGACaggggaagagggggaaagaTGAGTTTCTTTAAGGGGCTTCACCAAGTCTGCCCTCTTTGACTAAGATTCCTGGTGAAATGAGAGGTGGTCAAGGCTGAAAATAGCTGCTTAGCTATACAGATCTGTCTCCATAGCAGCAGGGGTAAAGATGATACTGTGCTGGCCGGACTCTAAGGCTTACATGGACTTCAGATTCCTGCAAATCTGTATTTGTGGCTTTTTGGCCCCATGAACACATCTGAATGgagcttttaaaatatatttttaaaatttctactttatgtgtatgagtgttttgcctgcacatatgtacatgcaacACCTTCAGACCTGGTGCCCTTGCAGGCCAGgagagtgtcagatctcttggaactagaGTTCTGGACAGTTATGAGATGccaagtgggtgctaggaactgaaccagtGTCGTCTtcaagctgtctctccagcctcctgaatGGGAACATTGAAGCCACATGGCCCCAGCCTGCTCcccatcctctccttccttagACACCCTGCACAGAGAAGGCAATGGAGCCCAGAAGGAAGTAGGGAGCTGTTCAAGGTCACACAGACCAGCCAGAAGTGAGAGCCACCTACACGACTACTCCTGGGACACCGAGGGGGCCTGGTCCAGGCGGGCAGTGCCAGAGGAGGAGGCTGTGGTGCTCTGAGTTGGAAAGTAGAGGATGATGaaccaggagaagatgaagagTCCTGTATTGAAGAGAGGGTTTCCGTGAGCCTGGGACAGGCTGGGACACAGAAGGGGCTCCACTGTAAATGTTCAAGCACTTAGTGAAAACGTTATGCAAAAATAAAACCTAGTCCTGAAAGCCAAATAAAACACCTTAGTGATCACAAACAACAGCCTTGAAGTAAAGTGCACAAAAATCTGTCTTACAAGGAAGAGCAAAAACAAAAGTATTTTCAGATATATAAAACCAACGCTACTACCGCATCAGGCTCCCTTTACCATCCTCCTGTAAAGAATTACTAGAACATCCTTGTCCACCAGATGAgaagggaaggggcagaggagTTTAGAAAAGTAGAGTAAGTACAGAATTGACTTTGTGTGTTTAAAGGGAATTTATAATGAAAACACTATACAACAATAACACTATCGGGAAGTTAAAAGGTACCAAGGGCGTCGTTGTGCAtgggagaaagaggaatactGAATAACTTTGACTCATCAGAGGGAGACATGCAGGCTTTAATATTAATGTAGCCCAGGCAAGGATAATGATGTCAGTTCTCAGTTCAAGATGCCTCTCTCCCCAAATTCTAAACCTCTGGGAATTTTCAAATGTGTACTCGTGATCATTTTTCCTGGAGTCCATCTCAGTTGGCCCTAAAGcaatcctctgtgtgtgtgtgtgtgtgtgtgtattgtttttaaagatttatttcttttgtatgtgtgagtatatatgttaggcctgtgcacgcacacacacacacacacacacacacacacacacacacacacacactcacacacacctgaTATCTTCAGAAGCCAGCAGAGGATATTGGATtcactggaactggaattacagatattgTGAACTACCCTAGTGGGtaatgggaactgaacctaggatctctgtgagagcagcaggtgctcttaaccactgagccatcactctagcctattatttgtttttttttttaattaacatacAAAGTAGAAGGTTTTGCTGTagcattttcttttaagaaaaaaagatttgtttattttgtgtgtacgaGTTTTAACCTGCACGTAAGTACACTACATGTGTGCCTACCTGTGTGCGACAgggaaccagaagagggcactggatcacctggaactggagttacagatggctgtgagccgccatgtggccACTGTGAACCAAATCTGGGTCCCCCGCGAGAGAAGCCCGTGCTCTCCGCCACCTCTCCAGGTACTCACTGCAGCATTTTCTTACCTAGTTTGTTCTGGTTGATCTCCTTCTCCACCCTTCTGTCTCCACCCCTCTGCCATCTCGTACCCTTCCACTCCCCGGAGTCCCTTATCCATTTTCATGTCctatgtatccattcctttctttccaccttctctctttaaacctctttttcctttctatggTCCCTTTCTAGTTTAATGATCTTTGCACACACCCCAAATACATACTTACATAAAACCTAGAGCTAGGACCTTCATGTGAGATTATCTGTGCTGTTTGATTTCTACTGCAATCAGTACAGTGTCTGTAACAGACTAGAGGCCACTTTGCCAAAAGCATAGGTCCTCGCCTGGGCCAGCAGATGGCAATGTGTAACTAAAAGCAGGGTGAAAGTTTGGCATGTCTGCCCTTTGCTACCTTAAACTAGTTCAGATTGGCTTCAACTCTGCACACAGACATGCTAAATAAGCATTTAAGGAGTATTTGATTAAAATAGTGATCCCCCACCCCCGCAAGGCTGATATAATCAGTAGATTATTAACCAGCAGCTTTCGAAGGGTCCTGCTTCCTAGCACGGGAGTGGTGCTGGTGGTCCCCGGTCACTGCCCTACGTGTGAAGACCTAACACATCCCATCTTGCCTTTCTGACCTGTTCTTTTCTCTGCGTCTTCCTCTCCTGTAGCCTCCCTAGATTTCAGGAACAGTAGGTCTAAGAAATGAACATGTTTTGACGAAGGTGGGAGTCACTTTCTTATTGCAGACAGATCCTAAGTAATCATCCTAAGATAATGGTTAACAAGGTCCTGCCTGTCTATGCTGCTTGCCTTGACTTTTGTCCCCTCCTGTATAACCCCAAGGCTGGCATCATCGTGAAGTCAGGGCGAAGGATGCTGTTTCTTCCATTCCTCCAGGATAGCAATTCTCAACATACTCCTCTTCTATTTCACTGCTGTTTTTTCACATACTGGCTGACTGGGGCAAGTGGCTATGTGTGCTCTACTGAGGACCTCTGGAGCTTCTGGCTTAGGACTCTGGTAATAGGCCCAGTGTATTGAAGACCTCCTGGATCCCGCACATGCAATTATCAGTCATGAAccatgggatgagggaggaacaAGGACTTCCCTGACTTAGAAGTTAGATGGGAGATAACGCTCAGCTCCAGAGCAAAAGGTAGGGACAATCTGCTTTGAAATACATGGCTTTTCCTGATCTTGACCTCTATGACACCAGCCACCCCAAGAGTCTTGAATATCTAAAATTAGCACCTTTGACTTGAGATTCTGTGAAACCCTGTAGAGtgccctccctgccccccccacccccgcagtGGGCCCTAGTGCCAATGAGACAGCCTGTGGCCTCCCCGGAGCCTCACCTTGCAGAGAGTTTAAGAGGGTGAAGATGTAGACGGTGGACAAGCCCAGGGGTGCTAGAACGGCCAGCCCCCAGGTCATGCCCACCAGGCTCGAGAGGCCCAGCACTGTGAGGACCGACTTCCAGGTCTGCCCTGGTCCTTTGCCCGCTGTGACACTGGAAAGAGTGAAGATCTTCCAGGCTACCAGAGCCAGCACCACAGCACCGAAGAGGAAGGTGACCAGGAAGTAGCCATGGACAGTAGCATAAAGGGCAAGCTCTTTCTGGAACCAGCACCTGGAGGAGGTAGATAGCCACTGGGGCTGGGAAGGAAAGCCCTGACCATTGAGCCCTGGGAATCTTCCCTGGTTGATCCTTACTGACCAAGGAgatgcccccaccccaccccaccgccTTTGGCTTTTCCTAGGCTTCCTCCCTTATTTCACCTTTTGACTCCAGACTTTCATTTACCTTCTGTACCACCAGCCAGCCAGGTCTGACTGTCCTCCCAGCCTTGACATTACTGTTCTCTCCCCAAgacctcttcctctctttccctccactGATGCCGAAGGCCTCCATACCCTCTGCCCCCCTCAGCCCCACTCACAGCTCCAGAGAGGTGCGGTTCTCCTGGTTGCGGATGGTATAAATGCCGTAACTGTTGCTACTCCCAGCACCAATAACCATAAGAACAGGCAGGCCTGGGGACAAGGGGAAGAAGCAGGCACTGCCAGTGTCTCTTTGGTGGAGGCCTCCAGTCCCTCCAGCCACCCGTCACTCAAGCTTTGAGGCTTCCCTGGCCTCTTCCCCTTGAGCCCTCTGGTCTCCCTTCTATCCCTCCAGCCCGTGCCTACCCCAGCCCAACAGGCTCAGCTTCAGGAAATAGTGTCCAAAGTAGGTATTGAAGACCCTGATGGCCAGCAGGTAAAGATGGAAGGCCTCCAGGCCCATCCAGGTGAAGACACAGAGCAGAAAGTAGTGGAATATGGCAGCTCGGACCCAGCAGGAAGCCGGGGTTCCTCGAGTGCCACTCCCCATATTGATCAAGAAGGTAAGATTGAGGAGAAACAGGCTGACGCTCAAGGCCATGTGGATCTTAGGGGCATCTTCAGACTTGAACCTCTGCAGAGAGAACCTAGAAGAGAAAGGCCAGTGAGCAGCTCCAAGGAGCCACAGCCTGCATGGGGTTCCTAGGCTGGCCTCTCTCCCTGCCCTCATTCCAGGCCACAGCTAGCCGCTATCATCCTCATGGGCAGCTCCTGCCTGACCATTCAGTTTCCACCTTTGCCAGGAGTCACTGTGCAAGTTCTCAGGTTCAAATTCACAAACCCTTTAATGGCTCTCTGGGCTCTGGGGGTGCCGGGTCCTGCCAGCCTCAGTTCGACAGATTCTTTAGCTAAACTGTGTAACTTGAGACCCTGAGGGAGTTCTGTTTTCTCGTGCCTTTCAGGCTTGGCTTTGCAGGTATCTCTCAGCAGCACAGCGGAATTCTCTGCCAACCCTTGCCATGGGGAGTCTACCCATGCTGGGCCTCAGAGTCTTGCCCAGTGGGCAGGAGGGCTCGGGATATGTTAGTTCAGTGAGTGGATATGCGTGTGGGCAAATGTATGAGGCCTAGAATGTAACAGTGAGAGGAGCTCAGGGAGGGCCAGAGACTTGCTCAGGGTCCCCCCACAGATTCTCAACCCAGTGTTCCCTGCTTCTCTGTGAGGCTTCCCTAAACCCTGACCTCCCAGCAAATGAAGTCCAGAAGGGCCCTCACTCAAAAGACAGAGCCCGGAGTTTTCTGTGGTAGAGAGAAGAGGCAAGGTCTCCCTGAGCTGCCAGGCTCCCACACTGGGAGCTGCTGGCAGTTTCCTCTAGCACTTTAAGCTCGGCTCAAGCAGCACAGCCAGCTGGCAAGGTACGCTCAGCTCACTGAGGATGGGGACAGGGCTGGGGACTATGTTCTACACCAGCATTTGGTGGAGTGGGAGAGGTGAGGGATGGCATGGGTGCAACTCCCAGGGACTGAAGCCCAGGGATGCTTGGTGATTGAAGCACAGAGTCACATGAAAAGGGCAGTCGGGACCCCTGGACTGGAAAGATGGGAAGCCCAAACAATGCTCCAGGTGGGTTCCGGCGAGCTCGGGTTCAAGGGGCTTGAGATAGGCAGAGGCTTGGCAAGCAAGAAGCAGAGGCTGTTCCCCTGGCCTCCTTCCAGTCAGCAGGTATGAGGGTTTCTGGGCCACAGCCTGGCTCCCAGGTGACAATGCTCCCTGTTCCTTGCATCTGTCCTATGCCTGTGCCTTGTTGGAGAAGCTCATGCGTCCCTGAAGGGGCACCCTTTCCCACATTTAGCCACAAGGAACTAGGGAGGTGGTGGCTAGTCCCTTGTCACTTAAATCCAAGAGTAGCCAAATGGCTTGGCCATTTGTTCTACCCTGTGCCACTACCATAGTGGCCCAATGGCCTGTGATAAAAAACAACTGAGTACTCATGagataaacatgcacacacatagagcATCCAGCACCCCAGAAGTGTGACTCCTAAAGTCCTGTGCCCACAGGGACCCACTGTTGCAACTAGGAGTCCTCTGAAGTTTCATTTAGACAGGGCCTTGCAAATCATGTCTCCAGTCTTGTGTGGATGTGGGCACACACATTCGtccttgtacacacacacacacacacacacacaaccacacattcACACAGGCTCACGGAGACACACAAGTACACAGATGCTATCCAAAGCAGTGGAACTGAAGGGGTCTTGAGACTACTTAGCCATGCTCTACCGCTGCCAACTTCCTGGCTTTGATGCCACTCTACAGTTACATATGACATGATACTTGGGGGAGTTCCAGGAAGGAACCACAGACTGTCTGTGCTATTTTTGCAATTTCCAGTTAGTCtataattattttgaaatgtttcttCTTAAAGACTTCAATTCTGGAGCTTCATTTTTGCTTGAATATCTAAGGAGCTGGGGCCTGAGCCTGAAGCACTTGAGACAACAAGGTGAAATTAGCATTCGGACAAAGGAGAGAGCAAGCTGTGAAAAGTAAAGAGCCCCTAGTTCTAGCCCTGGCTGGAGGCCACTAGCTGTGAGTTTTCTAGTTCTATGAAACACTCACGCCCTGTGCTGGCCAATCTGAGTTGAGTTTCTGACACTTTCAACCTAAGCCCCTAGTCCTACCTTGTTAGTGGGCAGACGAAGGACCAGAGAAGACAGCACGAAGCCACAGGACAGATACTTTATTCCTTTCCTATACCTTCctgagggcaggagggagaggggaTGGTGGCCACTCACCTGAAGGTAACATAGAGAACCATGGTGAAGGCCAGGAAGATCATGGAGactccacagcctgcctgggaGATGCGCGTGAGAGTCTGCACCGTGGCCAGGTCCAAGATCGGCCTCTGTAGATGACCCCGAGTCTGGATCACATCACTGAGACCCACATATCTCCCAAACCCCAGCCAGCCAGGCAGCCTCTCCCAGGGACAGAGGCTGGACCATTGGGATCAGGATGGCACAGGAGGTTACCAGCAGCAAGGCGAAGAAAGTCAAGTGGTCACAGCGGCAGACGGTCCTCTCATCCCCGAGCTCTGTGGAGCAGCCTTGGGAATCCCAGTCTCCTGTGGGCCATGGAAAGGAAAGGGCAGAGGAAGGgcaagggagaaaggggaagggagagcctGGCCCTGCCCTCACCCTCAGCCCTATGGAAGCCTGTAGCTTCCTCTTTTCCCATTCTAGGAAGAAGGTCTTCCAGACCTACCTTTAGCAACATCCCAGAATACGCAGGTGCGGATCATATTCTGAAAACAGAGAGTGTGAgtcaggagaggacagaggagggaaaggggggaaagaagagaagacaggGTGTCATGAGGGGTCTGCGTGTGCCTTAAGAGGAAGGCCTCTGTGGGCGACACGGTGAGGTGGGGCACTGACTGCATCGATTGGTGCTCCCTAGACCGTTGCTGTGCACATGGGAGACACAACGATAGGATATGTTGCCTGGCTCTGCACACATGCCTTCAGGATCAGTGCCTGGTAGCTGTGGAAACCATGCATCCAGAAGGGTTCTTCAAGTCTTCACACGCTTACGGGGGTAGGAGAAAGCGGGGACAAGTGTGTTCACATGTACAGGGCAGGCAGATGTCTTTGGGCGTGACTGTGCATGACCCTTATGGTTTATTCTGGGTGTATGTAGAAGGGTAAAGGGTACAAGGTCCCATGCATGGCTTCTCAGAGCTCATGCACCATGTGCCCCTCAGTAACCGCCAGGACCGGGCAGAGGACTCACGGGTGGCTGATGCTCATGGGAGAAGGTGATCTCCACAGGCTCCGACAGCCCGGTGGCATGCATCTGGCCCACACTCAAGCCCACCATTCGGTTGTTCAACACGCTGCTGCCATTGTCCTGAAGGAGCTTGGGGCCCTGGGAGGGGGTTGGCAGGAGGCTAAGCTGTGGAAAGGGCTGACCTAACCTGACCTAGCTAGGGGTCTTGGGAATTCTAGGATATTCCCTGGATGGAGTCAAAAGTCTGAGACCAAGGGATCAGGGACCCAGGGGCCATAGGCACCCTTTTTTTCCTGCTGCTCCCTATATCAGCTCTAGGCTCCACACCACCTTGCTGAAAAGCCAGCCTCTTACATCTTTGAACTGGACGAGCTTGAGGCTAAGATCAGCCAGGAAATGCGGCAAATGCCAGGGACCACTCCCAGGTGGAGTGATGAGAGCTTCCAGATCCAAGGCTGTATATACATTAAGGCTTAAGTGGATGGTCAGGAGCACACATCTGGCAAGGGAGTGTGTGTTAGCCCATGTAGAGACAATCACATCTGAACACTCAAGAATAcagaaggatgtgtgtgtgtgtgtgtgtgtgtgtgtgtgtgtgtgtgtgtgtgtgcaggtgaaaGGACACACAAGCATGCAGGAGCACACTTGGCATCCATATACAGCCCACAGGGGCTGATGTCAGGGTAACAGAATAGTCTCCAGCCCACACCAGTAGGAACGGTTCTTGGATGGCCTGGCTGCCTTAGAGACAAGCTCAGTGGCCCCTGTCCCACTGGGCATTTCTAATTTTTTAGTTCCCTGGGCTACCAGAAGGCCTCTTACCTTGAAGACATTCCCTGCACCAATATTCAGAACAGTTATGGCCAGCCGGACTGCAGACCTGTTGCCAGGCAGGGCTCCAAACAGGCTCTTGGGAAGTCGGACTCTGTCAGCGGGCTGTTCCTCACCCTGCATCACCTGCCTCGGGATCTGCAACCATGGACCCATCAGCTCCCACCTTACCTCAGGATTCTAGCCCCAACTCAGGTGCCGCTACCATCCTAGCTGGGAGGAAAACTGCAGCATGCCAGGTGAAGGTGCGGCATCTGAGGGTTAGGTCTCGGGGACAGAGCACCTGGCTCAGTCCAGCTCTGCTCCTCATGGGCTGGGCCCTCGCACAAGCATCAGCAGTGGGGGCCCAGTTTCCCCATCACAGGACTCAGCTGAGTATGTCTGTGTTGGTACAGCCATGCTTGTCTTTTAAGTGTGGGGAGGGCCAGTGAGGGGTATCCTGGGAAGAAGTGAGGGGAGAGCAGTGTGGTGACAAGGGACTCATATTCATCTTGAATGTGAAGTCGGTCCTGGCCAACAGTAAAGTGTTTTAGAAACCAAGCAGGGTTAGAATGCAGAAATCACCAGGCATGCTTTGTCTGGTGTCTGACTTCCTGGGTATCCTGGGGCTTCAGCTTGCAACCACTAGCTCCCTGCTTCAGAAGGATCTGTGTTCATGGAAATGGGAACTAAGAGTTGGGGCTGAGGCCCCAGGTTCACCTTCCCAGTCCAGATCTTGTCAAAAGGACACATGAGTGATGTCTTGGACCAGATGTATACCCTATCCAGAAGGCACAGCATCATAAAAGGCCGAGGAAGTTGGATGATGAGCAACTCAGCCAGCTGCCTGGACCTCCATCCTCAACTTCCTCCCTGCAAGGAAGCTGGACTTGCTAAGCTTTCCTTGGATATTAACGCAGATGCTCTTTCTAATATGTTTATGGCTTgatttattttgttggttttatttgtttgtttgtttgttgagacagaggcTATCTATAAAGCCTGTGCTGGCCTGGAGCTAaggagcaatcctcctgcctctgcctccagcgtGTTGGGAGGCAAGTATGGATCATCCTGCCTGTCTTCAGATATTCTTGAAAGGAGGCAATACTCTCATCACGAACAGGTGAGGAACCAGGGGATCAGAAAAGTAAAGTACCCATGATGGAAATGGCTGGTAAGGGCAGAAATGGGGTTTGAGTCAGAGCCAATGTAAATGTAGAGCTCTCCCATTCAATTTCTCTGGGGGCAAGCATGTCCTTACTTTGACTTCAGAGAGGCTAATGGGTGTGTTAGGCTTGGACGAGACAGAGACTCATCTTCCAGATGAGCACCCCACGGAGGAAAGAGACTTCCTGAGGACATCAAAGGCAGTGGTAGGAGGACCAGTTCAGGGATCTCCCAGCACCCTGGCTAATCCACCACCAGGTTCCATCCATTCAATTCACTGACAGAGCTATGCTGAATAGGTCTTGGGAAGGACAAGTTTTGACAGGCACCAACAGAGGTCTGAACCAGCCAGCAGGAAGCTCATCACCTGGGAGGGCATAAGAGAGAACAGCAGGTCTTCTGAGATGTCCATACTGATGTTCTGGATCAACGCCTTAACAAAGGGCATGTCCACAGTCTCCACGGAATTCTCTAGCAGGTAGGACTCATAGTTCAGCCAGTATCTGCAAAGGGGTAAGGGATTGGAGGAAGAGGAGCTTGTGGACTGAGCTACCCACTTATTGGGCTCTTGGGATGATAGCTATCCCAGAATCCCGGAGACCACGGGCTCATAATGTGAAGAAGAGGAGTAACTTGGGAACTGACCCTGAAAGGGTCCAGCTGAAGATTGGGTGtcttaatgtttgtcttttaaaatgtttattttgtgtgcatgagtgttttgcctgtgtatatgtgtgtgcatgcctggtgtccttgGAGTTCAGAAAAGATTTCATGGCATTGGCATTAAGGATGGTCATGAACCAccaagtgagtgctgggaaccaaacctggggcCTCACAAGAGCAATGAGTGCTTGTAgatgctgaggcatctctccattCCACGCTTatcttttaaaatagtaaaatatcaGATACAGTCCATGCATTAGCCATTTTAGACAGGAGTGTTCAGCGGTGTTGAACACATTCACAATGCTCTGAAGCCACCCCAACTGTTTACTTTAGAGCAGCCCCATCACCAGGGAAGGAAACCCCATGCTCACAACCCCTTCTCTAGCCCCTGGAAGCCATCAATCTAATTTGCGTTGTGCCTCTATAAATCCCCCCTCTTCTtctttagacaaggtctcatgtggcCTAGGCTGGACCTGTACTCACTACGCAGCCAAAGATAACCCCACAGCCTGATCCCACAggtgcctcctcctcctctggagtgcagggactacaggcatgtgctaacCACgcccattttttttccagtgttgggCTTTGCGCTTGCTAGATAGAGCACAAGATTTTACCAATCCAGCCGCATCCAGCCCAAACTTTGCCTATTCTGAACTTACAGTGTATTGAAGCACAGACCCTGTGACCCTCAAGTCTAGCTTCTCACATTTAACACATTGTTTCCCACTCATCTTTGCTGAAGCCTGCATCGTGGCTTCAGTCCTTCTGAAATGCACCATCCACTGGTGGGCTTATAGATCTGTTCATCTTTCCACTGGTGGGCATACAGATACACTGCTCCACTGATAAGCACATATGGGTTCCCACCACTGATGGACACATGGGTCTTGGCACCCATCCTGTGATGGACATACTGCTCTGCGTATCCACCCACTGATGGGCATTTGAATACTTCCCACTATGCTGGACAGTTTTTGTCAACTCGGCACAAACTAGTCACCTGGGAAAAGGGACTGGGAGACTGACTCCATCACACTGTTCCGTGGACATGTCTACAGGGAATCTTCTTGATGAATGATTGATGTGGACTCGGTCCACTATATGTGCAGGTGATCATAGGTTGTATAAGAAGCAAGCTGAATGggtcatggggagcaagccagtaaggaatGTCCTCCCAActgtctgcttcagttcctgcctccaggttcctgcttgagtttctgtcctggaaTCCCCTCAGTGATGTGGAcctggaagccaaataaaccctttctccccataAGTTGCTCTGGGatgtggtgtttatcacagcaacggaaAGCAAACGAGAACACCCAACTTTCAGCTATGGTGAGTAGGGGTGCTGTGCAAATGCATGTATGGTcttattttaaactattttggCATGTACACATGAgtagaatcattaggtcatatgGTAATTCTCCGTATAGCTTCTCACAGCAGCTGCGCCATTTCACGCTCACACCTGCAGTGTATGACAGCCCCAGGAGCTCCAGAGCCTTGCCAACacaatggttttgttttgtatttttttgttgttttgagacagggtttctctatgtagctctggctgtcctggctctggctatctcactctgtagaccaggctggcctcgaactcagagatctccctgcctctgcctcccaagtactaagataaaagagagagaaagacagagagagagagagagagagagagagagagagagagagagagaagcagggtttctctgtgtagcctttgctacACAGagcaatctccctgcctctgcctcctgagtgctgggagtgcaggagtgtgccaccgcacccagcatgtgtgtgttttaactgtGGCCATCCTCATGGGTACAAAGAGGTCTCTCCTGgtgctttgatttgcatctttttAATGACCAGTGAATGAGTGCTAATTGTATACTAGAAATTCAGCACTTGAAAGTTTAGCcacaaaagaaagaggaagggaaataagagagaaaaagaaaggaaaatggagcCACAGACCAGCAAGATGCCTCAATTAGGAAAGGCACATGTTGagaaagcctgatgacctaagctTGATTCCTGGaaccacataaaggtggaaagagactGACTGGCTAAAGCTGTCCACTGACCGCTACAGTGTGCAGTGACATGCATGACTCCACCCACGCCAGAGATGCAATAATAAGCAGTTTTTAGAGGGCTTTTTATTgccttaaaaaaaacattttaagctggagagatgatggctcagaggttaagaacactggctgttcttccaaaggtcctaagttcaattcctagcaaccagcaaccacatggtggctcataaccatctatagtaagatctggtacgcaggcagaatgttgtataaatagtaaataaaacctttaaaaaaaacattttaaaaatttattttaacacagtgcaccagaagagggcaccagatctcattatagatggctgtgagctaccatgtggttgctgggaattgaactcagaacctctggaagaacagacagtgctcttaaccactgagccatctctccagccatagagtttttgttgtgtgtttgtttttttaagataggtcttgttatgtagccttggctggactggaactcactatgtagagcaggctagccttaaattcaTAGAGATTTAAtaccaagtgctggtattaaaggcatgcgccactatgATTGGcttaaataaatcttttgtttgtttgttttttaagaaagaaaaataagccagAAGGGAATCGATTTCCTGGGGAGCAGACGGTTAGAgacaaacagaacagaaagacTGGTCATTTGT
Coding sequences within it:
- the Adgrg3 gene encoding adhesion G protein-coupled receptor G3 isoform X1, which produces MAVAGSPGLLFFLLLVSGEMFTERPRNVCRHHGNHEYDTFDLNDVAQCFTKCEQSEDGSCDVGSLERYWLNYESYLLENSVETVDMPFVKALIQNISMDISEDLLFSLMPSQIPRQVMQGEEQPADRVRLPKSLFGALPGNRSAVRLAITVLNIGAGNVFKGPKLLQDNGSSVLNNRMVGLSVGQMHATGLSEPVEITFSHEHQPPNMIRTCVFWDVAKGDWDSQGCSTELGDERTVCRCDHLTFFALLLRPILDLATVQTLTRISQAGCGVSMIFLAFTMVLYVTFRFSLQRFKSEDAPKIHMALSVSLFLLNLTFLINMGSGTRGTPASCWVRAAIFHYFLLCVFTWMGLEAFHLYLLAIRVFNTYFGHYFLKLSLLGWGLPVLMVIGAGSSNSYGIYTIRNQENRTSLELCWFQKELALYATVHGYFLVTFLFGAVVLALVAWKIFTLSSVTAGKGPGQTWKSVLTVLGLSSLVGMTWGLAVLAPLGLSTVYIFTLLNSLQVPGDPVPSSGSLSHTGLFIFSWFIILYFPTQSTTASSSGTARLDQAPSVSQE
- the Adgrg3 gene encoding adhesion G protein-coupled receptor G3 isoform X2, which produces MAVAGSPGLLFFLLLVSGEMFTERPRNVCRHHGNHEYDTFDLNDVAQCFTKCEQSEDGSCDVGSLERYWLNYESYLLENSVETVDMPFVKALIQNISMDISEDLLFSLMPSQIPRQVMQGEEQPADRVRLPKSLFGALPGNRSAVRLAITVLNIGAGNVFKGPKLLQDNGSSVLNNRMVGLSVGQMHATGLSEPVEITFSHEHQPPNMIRTCVFWDVAKGDWDSQGCSTELGDERTVCRCDHLTFFALLLRPILDLATVQTLTRISQAGCGVSMIFLAFTMVLYVTFRFSLQRFKSEDAPKIHMALSVSLFLLNLTFLINMGSGTRGTPASCWVRAAIFHYFLLCVFTWMGLEAFHLYLLAIRVFNTYFGHYFLKLSLLGWGLPVLMVIGAGSSNSYGIYTIRNQENRTSLELCWFQKELALYATVHGYFLVTFLFGAVVLALVAWKIFTLSSVTAGKGPGQTWKSVLTVLGLSSLVGMTWGLAVLAPLGLSTVYIFTLLNSLQGLFIFSWFIILYFPTQSTTASSSGTARLDQAPSVSQE